A genomic region of Lachnoclostridium edouardi contains the following coding sequences:
- a CDS encoding ABC transporter ATP-binding protein: protein MKKDYIYTENMTVGYGKTPLIRQIHLHVKQGEIVTLIGPNGAGKSTILKSIIKQLDLLEGAVYLDGTCMKKMSERETAKKMSVMMTERVRPELMTCEDVVAAGRYPYTGPLGILTSRDREKIQEAISLVHGEDLALKDFSEISDGQRQRILLARAICQEPEVIVLDEPTSFLDIRHKLELLTILKNLVREKQVAVLMSLHELDLAEKLSDYIVCVKGDAIEQCGPPEEIFTTDYIGKLYGITKGSYHAELGYLEMEPVIGPPQVFVIGGGGAGIPVYRRLQRKGIPFAAGILHENDIEYAVAKALAVKVISEQPFELIKEETYKEAEKIMDSCSQVICCLKEFGTMNEKNRQLAERGKVNMEEEEKYE, encoded by the coding sequence GTGAAAAAGGATTATATTTATACGGAAAATATGACAGTAGGCTACGGAAAAACCCCCTTGATCCGCCAGATTCACCTTCACGTAAAACAGGGAGAAATCGTTACCTTAATCGGCCCTAATGGAGCCGGAAAGTCCACGATTCTAAAAAGCATTATAAAGCAGCTGGATTTGCTGGAGGGAGCAGTCTACCTGGACGGAACTTGTATGAAAAAAATGAGCGAAAGGGAGACGGCCAAGAAAATGTCAGTGATGATGACAGAGCGGGTTCGCCCTGAGCTGATGACATGCGAGGACGTTGTGGCAGCCGGCCGCTATCCTTATACAGGACCTTTGGGAATTCTCACCAGCCGTGACAGAGAAAAAATACAGGAGGCAATCAGCCTGGTACACGGAGAAGATTTGGCTTTAAAAGATTTTTCAGAGATCAGCGACGGACAAAGGCAGAGAATTTTATTAGCCAGAGCTATTTGTCAGGAGCCGGAAGTGATTGTATTAGACGAACCCACCTCCTTTTTAGATATCCGTCACAAGCTGGAGCTTTTGACTATTTTAAAAAATTTAGTGCGGGAAAAACAGGTGGCTGTGCTTATGTCTCTCCACGAGCTGGATTTAGCTGAAAAATTGTCCGACTATATTGTGTGTGTAAAAGGGGATGCCATAGAACAATGCGGGCCGCCGGAAGAAATATTTACAACAGATTACATAGGAAAACTATACGGAATTACAAAAGGCAGCTATCACGCCGAGCTGGGGTATTTGGAGATGGAGCCTGTAATCGGCCCTCCCCAGGTTTTTGTCATAGGAGGAGGCGGGGCAGGAATCCCTGTTTACAGAAGACTGCAGAGAAAGGGAATTCCATTTGCCGCAGGCATTCTCCATGAAAATGATATTGAGTATGCAGTGGCTAAGGCGCTGGCTGTAAAAGTAATTTCAGAGCAGCCTTTTGAGTTAATTAAAGAGGAAACTTATAAAGAGGCGGAAAAGATTATGGATTCCTGCAGTCAGGTAATCTGCTGTCTAAAAGAATTTGGAACCATGAACGAAAAAAACAGGCAGCTGGCAGAGCGGGGAAAAGTAAATATGGAGGAAGAAGAAAAGTATGAGTAG
- a CDS encoding ABC transporter ATP-binding protein has translation MIVCENICKAFGTVQAVDGVSIKVPDGRFLGLLGPNGAGKTTLMRMMTGLLTPDTGTVRFDGQIMNRNAVAVKREIGISSQHINLDKELTVEENMQFAGRLYQMGKADISVSSSRLLEYLGLDSVGKRVAKNLSGGMKRKLMIAKAFIHNPRYLFLDEPTVGIDPNARRDIWEFLHMQHKEGKTIILTTHYIEEAQQLCDYVMMMDRGKIFKENTPQNLIDEIGPFKVVHHTGEKQQWEFFRNLSEAKDKARELEGLCSVQPSTLEDVFFRYTSKEGDIWK, from the coding sequence ATGATTGTATGTGAAAATATCTGTAAAGCCTTTGGAACTGTTCAGGCTGTGGACGGGGTCTCTATAAAGGTGCCGGACGGCAGATTTTTAGGGCTTTTAGGGCCTAACGGCGCAGGAAAAACAACACTTATGCGGATGATGACAGGGCTGTTAACGCCGGATACGGGAACAGTCAGGTTTGACGGACAGATTATGAACAGAAATGCTGTGGCTGTAAAAAGAGAAATAGGAATTTCCAGCCAGCATATCAATCTGGATAAGGAGTTAACAGTAGAAGAAAATATGCAGTTTGCAGGCCGCCTTTACCAAATGGGAAAGGCGGATATTTCTGTATCCTCCAGCCGTCTGCTGGAATATTTAGGCCTGGATTCTGTAGGAAAACGTGTGGCCAAAAACTTGTCAGGAGGCATGAAACGAAAGCTGATGATAGCAAAAGCCTTCATTCACAACCCCAGGTATTTATTTTTAGATGAGCCTACAGTTGGCATAGACCCTAATGCCAGGCGGGATATATGGGAGTTTCTGCATATGCAGCACAAAGAGGGAAAAACCATTATTCTCACTACTCACTATATAGAAGAGGCCCAGCAGCTGTGCGATTATGTAATGATGATGGACAGGGGAAAAATCTTTAAGGAAAATACGCCTCAAAATTTGATTGATGAAATAGGTCCATTTAAGGTGGTGCACCATACGGGAGAAAAGCAGCAGTGGGAATTTTTCCGGAATTTATCAGAGGCAAAGGACAAAGCAAGAGAGTTGGAGGGCCTGTGCAGCGTACAGCCGTCTACTTTAGAGGACGTATTTTTTCGCTATACCAGCAAGGAGGGGGACATATGGAAATAA
- a CDS encoding sirohydrochlorin cobaltochelatase, translated as MKLKKLSVLFAAAALTAAVASGCGQKETVAESVETTETAEEAVTEASEETSEETEAKEADEEENYDTGDASMDNTRNQDEIGDNELLVVSFGTSYNDNRRLTIGAIEEAIEKAFPDYSVRRGFTSQIIIDHIKSRDNVQIDNVKEALDRAVDNQVKNLVIQPTHLMNGLEYNDLVNEVAEYSDSFEKVVVGQPLLTSDEDFQAVIQAITEATAEYDDGETAICFMGHGTEADSNQVYAKMQEMLTEGGYENYFVGTVEAAPTLDDVLAAVQAGEYKKVVLEPLMVVAGDHANNDMAGDEDSWKTAFEAAGYQVTCLVRGLGELEGIQQIFVEHAQAAADSLQAN; from the coding sequence ATGAAATTGAAAAAATTGTCAGTACTGTTTGCGGCAGCAGCGCTTACAGCGGCAGTAGCGTCCGGATGCGGACAGAAGGAGACAGTGGCAGAGTCTGTAGAAACTACAGAGACCGCAGAGGAGGCAGTGACAGAAGCTTCTGAGGAAACTTCAGAGGAGACAGAGGCAAAAGAAGCAGACGAAGAGGAAAATTACGACACAGGAGACGCTTCTATGGACAACACCAGAAACCAGGATGAGATTGGGGATAACGAGCTTTTAGTAGTCAGCTTTGGAACCAGCTACAACGACAACAGACGTTTAACAATTGGAGCCATTGAGGAAGCCATTGAGAAAGCTTTTCCAGATTACTCAGTGAGAAGAGGATTTACCAGTCAGATTATTATTGATCACATAAAAAGCAGAGACAATGTTCAGATTGACAATGTAAAAGAAGCTTTAGACAGAGCTGTAGACAACCAAGTTAAAAATTTGGTGATTCAGCCAACCCATTTAATGAACGGATTAGAATATAACGATCTGGTAAACGAAGTAGCAGAGTATTCTGACTCTTTTGAAAAGGTAGTGGTAGGACAGCCGCTTTTAACATCTGATGAAGATTTCCAGGCTGTTATTCAGGCTATTACAGAGGCGACTGCAGAGTATGATGACGGAGAGACTGCTATCTGCTTTATGGGTCACGGCACAGAAGCTGATTCTAACCAGGTATATGCGAAAATGCAGGAGATGCTTACAGAAGGCGGGTATGAAAACTACTTTGTAGGTACGGTGGAGGCTGCTCCTACTTTAGATGACGTGCTGGCGGCAGTTCAGGCAGGAGAATATAAAAAAGTAGTTTTAGAGCCATTAATGGTAGTGGCAGGAGATCATGCCAACAATGATATGGCAGGAGATGAAGACAGCTGGAAAACAGCTTTTGAGGCAGCAGGATACCAGGTGACATGCCTTGTGCGCGGACTGGGAGAATTAGAAGGAATTCAGCAGATTTTTGTAGAGCACGCTCAGGCGGCAGCAGACAGTCTGCAGGCAAATTAA
- a CDS encoding ABC transporter substrate-binding protein: MSQPHEIEYTLIFHSSTLEKAEAEPVEKGWEEEKINHSMELLYAEQFSVDYYDNGYTMLNIKESGRYLVVPKGQQVPADIPQDVVVIQRPLDNIYLAATSAMDLFSNLDSVNQITLSGTKKEGWYINEAKEAFRQGNMVYAGKYNAPDYERILSKSCDLAIESTMIYHSPEVKEQLENLGIPVLVERSSYESHPLGRMEWIKLYGALLGKDELAKACFQEQVKNLEAVMNQQPTGKTAAFFYISSNGYVNVRKSGDYVAKIIQLAGGSYVPENLEENENALSTMNMQMEAFYAAAREADYLIYNSTVDGQLYTLKQLLDKSSILADFKAVKQGHVWCTEKNLFQETMGLGNLILDINKLFTEENPKDEEMTYLYQLK, encoded by the coding sequence ATGAGCCAGCCCCATGAAATTGAGTACACATTAATATTCCATTCATCTACCTTAGAAAAGGCTGAAGCAGAGCCAGTAGAAAAGGGCTGGGAAGAAGAAAAAATAAATCACAGTATGGAACTACTTTATGCAGAACAGTTTTCTGTAGATTATTATGACAATGGATATACAATGCTGAATATAAAGGAAAGCGGCCGCTATTTAGTAGTGCCCAAAGGGCAGCAGGTTCCGGCTGATATACCACAGGATGTAGTCGTAATTCAAAGACCTTTAGACAATATTTATCTGGCAGCCACCTCGGCCATGGATTTGTTTTCCAATTTAGATAGTGTAAATCAGATTACACTTTCAGGCACAAAAAAGGAGGGGTGGTATATAAATGAGGCAAAGGAGGCCTTTCGCCAGGGCAATATGGTTTACGCAGGAAAGTATAATGCTCCTGATTATGAAAGAATTTTATCAAAATCATGTGATTTGGCCATAGAGTCTACAATGATCTACCATTCCCCGGAGGTAAAGGAGCAGCTGGAAAATCTGGGGATTCCCGTGCTGGTGGAGCGCTCCAGCTATGAAAGCCACCCTCTAGGCAGAATGGAGTGGATAAAGCTTTATGGAGCGCTGCTGGGAAAAGACGAACTGGCCAAAGCCTGCTTTCAGGAACAGGTAAAAAACCTGGAAGCAGTTATGAATCAGCAGCCTACAGGAAAAACGGCGGCTTTCTTTTATATCAGCTCTAATGGATATGTAAATGTGAGAAAGTCAGGAGATTATGTGGCAAAAATAATCCAGCTGGCAGGCGGCTCTTATGTGCCTGAGAATCTGGAGGAAAATGAGAACGCATTATCTACTATGAACATGCAGATGGAAGCTTTTTATGCAGCCGCCAGGGAGGCGGATTATTTAATCTACAACAGCACTGTGGACGGCCAGCTTTACACATTAAAACAGCTGCTTGATAAAAGCAGTATTTTAGCAGATTTTAAAGCAGTAAAACAGGGACATGTGTGGTGCACAGAAAAAAATTTATTTCAGGAAACTATGGGGCTTGGAAATTTGATTTTAGATATAAATAAATTGTTTACAGAGGAAAACCCAAAAGATGAGGAAATGACTTATCTTTACCAGCTAAAATAA
- the cobI gene encoding precorrin-2 C(20)-methyltransferase, producing MGKLYGVGVGPGDPDLLTLKAYKILNTADVIFCPEKEEGAGSFALDIIKPVLENEKAEIVSLVYPMHYHGQKLKSMWEQNAECIAEHLKGERTGAFITLGDPSVYSTFMYTLPYIEAAGVPVQVVPGITSFCAVADKARIPLMTWNEDLVVVPVRKNSSGELGKIFKEHDNIVLMKPSSDPEALIQAMKENHLENSFVLISRSGTEEEQIITDFEKLEQYQIPYLSTVIIKKQRE from the coding sequence ATGGGAAAATTATATGGAGTCGGAGTAGGTCCGGGAGATCCGGATCTGTTAACCTTAAAGGCTTATAAAATTTTAAACACTGCAGACGTTATTTTTTGTCCGGAGAAGGAGGAGGGAGCAGGCAGCTTTGCTTTGGATATTATTAAGCCGGTTTTGGAAAATGAAAAAGCAGAGATTGTTTCCCTGGTGTATCCTATGCATTACCATGGACAGAAACTAAAAAGTATGTGGGAACAAAATGCAGAATGTATTGCCGAACATTTAAAAGGAGAGAGAACAGGGGCGTTTATTACCCTGGGAGATCCAAGCGTTTACAGTACATTTATGTACACATTGCCTTACATAGAGGCGGCGGGGGTGCCGGTTCAGGTAGTGCCCGGCATTACTTCCTTCTGCGCAGTAGCTGATAAGGCCAGGATTCCCCTGATGACCTGGAATGAAGATCTGGTGGTGGTTCCTGTGAGAAAAAACAGCAGCGGGGAGCTGGGAAAAATATTTAAAGAGCACGACAATATTGTTTTAATGAAGCCGTCTTCTGATCCGGAAGCTTTGATTCAGGCAATGAAGGAAAATCATTTGGAAAATAGTTTTGTGTTGATTTCCAGGTCAGGGACAGAAGAAGAGCAGATCATCACAGATTTTGAAAAACTGGAGCAGTATCAGATTCCTTATCTGTCAACTGTTATTATTAAAAAGCAGAGGGAATAA
- a CDS encoding FecCD family ABC transporter permease: MRKGLYVKYSVSFAVLGAMVCVLFLWNMASGSVFLSPEKVFNIFLTKTGEETAYHIVWDIRFPRILAAMILGGALSVSGFLLQTFFSNPIAGPFVLGISSGAKLFVSLMMIVLLGKGLVISSWMMILAAFLGAMISMGFILLISGKVKQMSMLVICGIMISYICSAITDFVVTFADDADIVNLHNWSMGSFSGISWENVKVMSAVIFAALFLTFLMAKPIGAYQMGEVYAKSMGVNIKGFRIGLILLSSILSACVTAFAGPVSFVGIAVPHLVKSLFGTAKPLLMIPGCFLGGAVFCLFCDMAARTVFAPAELSISSVTAVFGAPIVIYIMVRSRRRI; encoded by the coding sequence ATGAGAAAAGGACTTTATGTGAAATACAGCGTGTCATTTGCCGTTTTAGGGGCCATGGTATGTGTTTTATTTCTTTGGAATATGGCTTCCGGCAGTGTTTTTCTGTCACCTGAGAAGGTTTTTAATATATTTTTAACAAAAACAGGGGAGGAGACGGCTTATCACATTGTATGGGACATCCGCTTCCCGCGGATTTTAGCCGCCATGATATTAGGCGGAGCCTTGTCTGTGTCAGGATTTCTCCTTCAAACCTTTTTTTCCAACCCAATCGCAGGCCCCTTTGTGCTGGGGATCTCTTCAGGGGCCAAGCTTTTCGTTTCCCTTATGATGATTGTGCTTTTAGGAAAAGGACTTGTAATCAGCTCCTGGATGATGATATTAGCGGCGTTTTTAGGGGCCATGATCTCCATGGGATTTATTCTGCTGATTTCCGGTAAGGTAAAGCAAATGTCTATGCTGGTAATATGCGGAATTATGATCAGCTATATTTGTTCAGCTATTACAGACTTTGTGGTCACTTTTGCAGATGATGCGGATATTGTGAATCTTCACAACTGGTCTATGGGAAGCTTTTCCGGTATATCTTGGGAAAATGTTAAGGTTATGTCCGCAGTGATTTTTGCCGCCTTATTTCTTACATTTCTTATGGCCAAACCTATTGGAGCGTATCAAATGGGAGAGGTTTATGCCAAAAGCATGGGAGTGAACATCAAAGGTTTTCGCATTGGACTGATTTTATTATCCAGTATTTTATCAGCCTGCGTCACAGCCTTTGCCGGCCCTGTGTCATTTGTGGGAATTGCAGTGCCTCATTTAGTAAAAAGCCTGTTTGGCACGGCTAAGCCTTTACTTATGATACCAGGCTGCTTTTTAGGGGGCGCAGTATTCTGCTTATTCTGCGATATGGCCGCCAGAACTGTATTTGCCCCGGCAGAATTAAGCATCAGCTCAGTAACGGCAGTTTTCGGCGCGCCTATTGTGATTTACATAATGGTAAGAAGCAGAAGGCGCATTTAG
- a CDS encoding ABC transporter permease: MEITTIFWREWLFLKRRFFRITFSQMVSPMLYFVTFGLGVGGQMTVEGRPYLYYLLPGLLAMTIMRNSYTSVSTRISVMRLHEKSFECYLYSPTPMYILAAGHILAGAVRGLYAGLFILILGFLSGGGLAVNGWLFAVGAINGIIFAALGFLAAMLIETHYDMNNFTNIVITPMSFLCGTFFSLDGIPQVLKWIVNLMPLTHVVRLMREISFGEEITWLSAGVSLAFAAGFTICSVMVCYREAKE, from the coding sequence ATGGAAATAACTACGATTTTCTGGAGAGAATGGCTGTTTTTAAAACGGAGATTCTTTAGAATTACATTTTCCCAGATGGTGTCCCCTATGCTGTATTTTGTTACCTTTGGCTTGGGAGTGGGCGGGCAGATGACTGTAGAAGGGCGTCCTTATCTTTATTATCTTCTGCCGGGGCTTTTGGCTATGACAATTATGCGCAACAGCTATACCTCTGTATCTACCCGAATCAGCGTTATGCGCCTCCACGAGAAAAGCTTTGAATGCTATTTATATTCCCCCACCCCTATGTATATTTTGGCGGCGGGCCATATTCTGGCGGGAGCAGTCAGAGGATTGTATGCAGGATTATTTATTTTGATTTTAGGCTTTCTGTCAGGAGGAGGTTTAGCTGTAAACGGATGGCTGTTTGCTGTGGGAGCAATTAACGGCATTATTTTTGCAGCCCTGGGCTTTTTAGCCGCCATGCTAATAGAAACACATTATGATATGAATAATTTTACAAATATTGTGATTACTCCGATGTCATTTCTCTGCGGCACTTTTTTCTCTCTGGATGGAATTCCTCAGGTATTAAAGTGGATCGTGAATCTGATGCCCCTCACTCATGTTGTCAGATTAATGAGAGAAATCTCTTTTGGAGAAGAAATTACCTGGCTGTCGGCAGGCGTTTCTTTGGCCTTTGCCGCAGGTTTTACCATCTGCTCTGTAATGGTTTGCTACAGGGAGGCGAAAGAATAG
- a CDS encoding Hsp20/alpha crystallin family protein, whose translation MLMPSIFGQDLFDDFFRMPYFDDRDMKKMERKLYGHHGKNLMKTDIKESGDSYELEMDLPGFTKDEVKASLKDGYLTISAAKGLDQDEQDKKTGRYIRKERYAGACQRSFYVGEGLKEEDIKGEFKHGILRLTIPKKEAVPAVEEKKYIAIE comes from the coding sequence ATGTTAATGCCTAGTATTTTTGGACAGGATTTATTTGATGACTTTTTTAGAATGCCGTATTTTGACGACAGGGATATGAAAAAAATGGAAAGAAAGCTTTATGGACATCACGGAAAGAATCTGATGAAAACAGATATTAAAGAGTCAGGCGACAGCTATGAGCTGGAGATGGATCTTCCAGGATTTACAAAAGATGAGGTAAAGGCTTCTCTAAAGGACGGCTATTTAACCATCAGCGCTGCAAAAGGCCTGGATCAGGATGAGCAGGATAAGAAAACCGGCCGTTATATCAGAAAGGAGCGTTACGCAGGCGCCTGCCAGAGATCCTTCTATGTAGGCGAAGGATTAAAGGAAGAGGACATTAAGGGAGAGTTTAAGCATGGTATTTTAAGACTGACAATTCCTAAAAAAGAAGCTGTTCCGGCAGTAGAAGAAAAGAAATACATTGCCATTGAATAA
- a CDS encoding Hsp20/alpha crystallin family protein — protein sequence MLMPSIFEDDLFDDFFRYPSAGLQTAGLMKTDIKDLEDGYEVTIDMPGVKKEDIQADLKDGYLTVQASSSSSKEEKDEDNKYLRRERYTGSYSRSFYVGGSVSKEDIKAKFENGTLKLEIPKKKVDPDLEEPKYIAIEG from the coding sequence ATGTTAATGCCTAGTATTTTTGAAGATGATTTATTCGATGACTTTTTTAGATATCCGTCAGCAGGACTTCAGACAGCAGGTCTTATGAAAACAGATATTAAAGATTTAGAAGATGGGTATGAGGTTACCATAGATATGCCGGGAGTAAAAAAGGAGGACATTCAGGCAGATTTAAAGGACGGGTACTTAACAGTCCAGGCTTCTTCTAGTTCTTCTAAAGAAGAAAAGGATGAGGACAATAAATATCTTCGCAGAGAGCGTTACACAGGCTCTTACAGCAGAAGCTTTTATGTGGGAGGCAGCGTTTCCAAGGAAGATATAAAAGCTAAGTTTGAAAATGGCACCTTAAAGCTGGAGATTCCTAAAAAGAAAGTAGATCCGGACTTAGAGGAGCCAAAATATATTGCCATTGAAGGTTAA